The Candidatus Nealsonbacteria bacterium genome contains the following window.
CTGTCTCAGTATGAGAGAAAGTCTCTACTGGGGTGTTTGTTTTACAAAATTCGAACCTTTTTTGATAAGTTTAATAAATATTATTGTCCTTGTATATTTTTGCTTGACGGATGTTTATTCTTTTTGGTATACTTACCGAGCGGTAAGTAAATAATGAATAATAAAAAATATGAATACGATCATAAAACAGACAGAAGATGTTATTCAAGACACTAAAAAATGCATAGTTGACACTGCCCGTCGACTTTTTTCTGACTCCAGTTATTTAGGAGTTTCGATGAACGACATTGCTAAAAAATTAAATATTACTAAGGCGGCGCTTTATTATCATTTTACCGGAAAAACGGAAATTTATGGAAAGGTGCTTGATGAAGTTTTTAATGATTTGAGTCTGTCTATCGCCCAAGCGTCAAACGAGGTTATAATTGACAAAAAACTGCATAAATTAATTAAAAATTACTTAGACTTCGGTTCTAAAGAAAAAAATATTATTAAAGCTTTAATGTTAAAGTTATCGCCGGCTGACGATCAAATAACAGAACATATTACTCAATTAAGAAAACAAGTCGCCAATCTAATCCAACCGGTAATTGAGGAGGTGTTTGCAAGTAAAAAATTAACCGAAAAAGTTGATGTCGGATTATTAACTTCTTTGCTTACCAGTATGATGGACGGGGTGCTTTTGGAATATTCATTTCTTAATAAAAAAATAAATTCGGCAAAAAAATCAGATCAAATTATTGCCGCTTTATTTTAAAATTGAAAATTTTTATGCTAAGTATTATCATTCCTACTTTTAATGAAGAAAAATTATTACCTCATCTTTTGAGCTCTCTTAAAAAACAGACTTTTAAAGATTTTGAAATTATAGTGGCTGATAATAATTCAACTGATGCCACGCGTTCAATCGCCTTAAAAGCTGGAGCAAAAGTAGTTGGGGGCGGGCTACCGGCTTGCGGTCGCAATAACGGCGCAAAGGTTGCTCAAGGTGAGTGGTTACTTTTTTTAGATGCTGACGTGATTTTGCCACCTAATTTTTTGGAAAAAACAATGACAGAGATTCAAAAGCGGAATTTTTCCACCGCTACATGTTTAATTAATCCTTTAAGTGATAGACAAATTGATAAATTTTTACATGAAGTAGTCAATTTGTATCTTCGGGCAACTAAAAATTTTTTTCCTCATGCGCCAGGCTTCTGTATTTTTAGTAAAAAAGAATCACATGAATTAGTGGGTGGTTTTAATGAAAAAATAAGATTAGCCGAAGATCATGACTATGTTTTGAGGGCAAGCAAAATAGGTAATTTTGGTTTGCTCCAAAGTGTTCGCATACCCGTATCTGTTCGGAGATTGGATAAAGATGGCCGTTTCAATATTTCTGTAAAATATCTTGCCGTTGAAATACATCTCATTTTCTTAGGACCGATATACTCGAATATCTTTAATTATAAATTCGGACACTTTGATTAAAAAGTTAAACAATAAATAAAAACTAATTATTAAAAAAATATGTCAAAAGAAATTATGCGTTAAACTTGGCTTAACCCAAGATGATTTAGTGAAGAAAGCGGTATAAAATATACAACGCTTATGAAGGTTGAAAGCGGTGCGGTTAATAAGCCAAGCGTTCAAACTATGGAAAAAAATGCACTTCCTCAAAAAGATTAGAAAAGCCAGGTATTAAACTTGGCTTATTTTTTTAAATAGGATAGTATTTTTAATATGAAATACGACTTAATTGTAATAGGGGGAGGTCCTGCGGGGATAATAGCTGCGGGAAGAGCGGGTGAACTTGGATCTCGTGTTCTTTTGTTGGAAAAAAACAAAGAGCTTGGGAAGAAACTTCTAATGACTGGAAAGGGAAGATGTAATATCACTAATAAAAAAGAAAATATTAGAGAATTTATAAAAGAAATTGGCCCAAATGGAAAGTTCCTTTTTTCGGCACTATCTTTTTTCGGCATTAATGAAACAATAGAGTTTTTTAGAAAAATTGGAATTCGTACAAAGATAGAAGAAGATAATCGGGTTTTTCCGGTTTCAGACAAGTCAAGGGATGTATTAAAAGCATTGATTGATTATCTCAAAGAATCAAAAGTGGAAATACGAATGGGAGCAGAGGTCAAGAAGGTGGTAAAAAAGGACAATGTCATCGAAAAAGTTATTCTTATGAATGGGGAAGAACTGCAGGCTAAAAAATTTATAATAACTACTGGCGGTAAATCATATTTTAGAACCGGTTCTACTGGTGATGGATATAGGTGGGCTAGAGAGTTAGGTCATACTATTAATGAACCAACTCCATCTCTTTCTCCAATGATAATGAATTCTAAGGTTATTAAAAAATTGGAAGGGCTTAGCTTGCGAGACATTAAATTAAGTCTTTATGGGGGAGATAATAAAAAAATTGAATCTGTTATGGGTGATGTAGTCTTTACTTCAGACGGAGTGAGTGGTCCATCAATAATAAATATGAGCAGGAAAATTGCGAAGATTCCTGTAGCTGGATTTAAATTGAAGATTGACCTTTTTCCCGATAAAGATTTCAGAGAAACTGAGCAAATGATCCAAGATCATTTTCAAGAAATTTCAAGAAAAATATTTAGTAATTCGTTGGAAGAATTTCTGTCTCCAAAATTAATACCAGTGATAGTAAAACTTTCAGGTATTGATCCAGAAAAGAAAGTTCTTTCCATTACTAGGGAAGAAAGAAAGAAGATAATTCATTTATTAAAAGATCTAACCTTTGAGTTGAAATCTTTAGCTGGTTTTGATAAAGCGATTGTTACCTCTGGTGGGATTGATTTGGGTGAAATAGATCAGAAAACAATGAAATCTAAGTTTATCAATAATCTATACTTTGCTGGAGAAGTAATTGACCTTGATGGGCCAACAGGTGGATACAATCTTCAAATATCATGGACTACTGGATATCTTGCTGGAGAAATGTCTCGAGTTTTGTAAAAAATGGTTTGCGTATTATAATCTGAATTACGGATTAAATAAATTATTTTAAGCGTATCTTCATCCGGCTCTTTTAGGCTGGATTTTGTTTTATTAATTAATTTGCATTGAATTCCATTGTGTTATAAAATAAGGTAAAGATATAATAAAGAATTAAAAATATGGCAAGAAAAAAGAGTTCAATTGTGCAGGAGAAAAAAAACACTGAAAAGAAGGTGGTAAAGAAAAAAGTAGAAAAGGATGACCTTGAAGGGTCCACTTCTAAAACTAAGATAAGGATAATTGGAATTGGTGGAGGAGGAAGTTCTGTTATCGCAGAAATTGCTCCAGACCTAAAAAGAGTTGATTTTGTAGCAGCCAACACTGATAAGAGGGCGTTGAGAATGCTTTCTAAAAAAACAAAAACTTTTCAATTTGGAGATAAGCTTACAGGAGGATTTGGCACAGGAATGGATTTTGAACTTGGAAAAGAAGCGGCATCAAGCGAAAAAGACAGGATAAAACAACTTTTAGAGGGACAAGATATTTGTATTTTTGTTTCTTGTCTTGGAGGAGGTACTGGTTCTGGGGCAGTTCCGGTTTTTGCTAAAATTGCTCGAGAATTAGGCAATATCACTTACGGAATTTTTACTCTTCCATTTAACTTTGAAGGATCAAGAAAGATGGGCTTAGCATTGGAAGCATTAAGAGAAGCAAAACCGCACCTTAATGCAATGAGTATTCTTCCTAATGAAAATATTTTTAGAATAACTGATAAGAACACACCCTTAAAGGAAGCTCTTTCGGTAATAAATAATAATCTTTCTGATAGTTTAAAGGGATTGATGGAGACAATATACAATCCCGGTTTAATTAATATTGATTTTGCTGATCTTAAGACAGTCTTAGAAGAAAGAGGAAAACTTGCTTATCTTAATTCACTTGTTTTTGATGGTAGTAAGGGGATAGACGAAGCAATTAAAAAAGCCATATCAAATCCTTTTTATTCCTATAGCATTGATGGGGCAAGTGGAGTTCTTTTTAATATCAGTGGAAGTGGAAATTTGGGACTAGAGGATGTTTCAAAAATATCGGAAGGAATAGCTGGATTGGTTAAAAAGAATGCCAAGGTGATGTTTGGCATATCTCAAGATCAGAAATATGGCGATAAGATAAAAGTGAG
Protein-coding sequences here:
- a CDS encoding TetR/AcrR family transcriptional regulator, coding for MNTIIKQTEDVIQDTKKCIVDTARRLFSDSSYLGVSMNDIAKKLNITKAALYYHFTGKTEIYGKVLDEVFNDLSLSIAQASNEVIIDKKLHKLIKNYLDFGSKEKNIIKALMLKLSPADDQITEHITQLRKQVANLIQPVIEEVFASKKLTEKVDVGLLTSLLTSMMDGVLLEYSFLNKKINSAKKSDQIIAALF
- a CDS encoding glycosyltransferase, with translation MLSIIIPTFNEEKLLPHLLSSLKKQTFKDFEIIVADNNSTDATRSIALKAGAKVVGGGLPACGRNNGAKVAQGEWLLFLDADVILPPNFLEKTMTEIQKRNFSTATCLINPLSDRQIDKFLHEVVNLYLRATKNFFPHAPGFCIFSKKESHELVGGFNEKIRLAEDHDYVLRASKIGNFGLLQSVRIPVSVRRLDKDGRFNISVKYLAVEIHLIFLGPIYSNIFNYKFGHFD
- a CDS encoding NAD(P)/FAD-dependent oxidoreductase; its protein translation is MKYDLIVIGGGPAGIIAAGRAGELGSRVLLLEKNKELGKKLLMTGKGRCNITNKKENIREFIKEIGPNGKFLFSALSFFGINETIEFFRKIGIRTKIEEDNRVFPVSDKSRDVLKALIDYLKESKVEIRMGAEVKKVVKKDNVIEKVILMNGEELQAKKFIITTGGKSYFRTGSTGDGYRWARELGHTINEPTPSLSPMIMNSKVIKKLEGLSLRDIKLSLYGGDNKKIESVMGDVVFTSDGVSGPSIINMSRKIAKIPVAGFKLKIDLFPDKDFRETEQMIQDHFQEISRKIFSNSLEEFLSPKLIPVIVKLSGIDPEKKVLSITREERKKIIHLLKDLTFELKSLAGFDKAIVTSGGIDLGEIDQKTMKSKFINNLYFAGEVIDLDGPTGGYNLQISWTTGYLAGEMSRVL
- a CDS encoding cell division FtsZ family protein; amino-acid sequence: MARKKSSIVQEKKNTEKKVVKKKVEKDDLEGSTSKTKIRIIGIGGGGSSVIAEIAPDLKRVDFVAANTDKRALRMLSKKTKTFQFGDKLTGGFGTGMDFELGKEAASSEKDRIKQLLEGQDICIFVSCLGGGTGSGAVPVFAKIARELGNITYGIFTLPFNFEGSRKMGLALEALREAKPHLNAMSILPNENIFRITDKNTPLKEALSVINNNLSDSLKGLMETIYNPGLINIDFADLKTVLEERGKLAYLNSLVFDGSKGIDEAIKKAISNPFYSYSIDGASGVLFNISGSGNLGLEDVSKISEGIAGLVKKNAKVMFGISQDQKYGDKIKVSLLAVGCDSEDIFPKDEKSFVKLKQIKEVKTKEEAPKKKKKASLPKKKIENNKKEAEVNIKIRKNGIQVKQAEGDVEKEILDNEKKWETPAFLRRKPSEDNKL